From the Roseibium sp. HPY-6 genome, one window contains:
- a CDS encoding helix-turn-helix domain-containing protein: MKLLDISEVSCQTGIAASAIRHYEEKGLLTSVGRRGLKRLFGPEVLDQLALITLGKTAGFSLDEIKSMFRPDGRPDISREKLTEKAEELDEQIRHLASLRDMIRHVAVCSAPSHMECPRFRKLLRVGGKRQPAGVRKNTRFGSL; encoded by the coding sequence ATGAAATTACTGGATATTTCAGAAGTCTCCTGTCAAACCGGCATTGCTGCTTCGGCGATACGTCACTACGAGGAAAAGGGTCTTCTGACCTCCGTGGGCCGGAGGGGCTTGAAACGTCTTTTCGGACCCGAAGTGCTCGATCAGCTTGCCCTCATAACGCTCGGGAAAACCGCCGGATTTTCACTCGATGAGATCAAGTCCATGTTCAGGCCCGACGGTCGCCCCGATATATCGCGCGAAAAACTGACCGAAAAGGCGGAGGAACTGGACGAACAGATCCGGCACCTTGCAAGCCTTAGAGACATGATCCGTCATGTCGCTGTGTGTTCCGCTCCGTCTCACATGGAATGCCCGCGTTTCAGGAAGTTGTTGCGCGTGGGAGGCAAACGACAACCTGCTGGCGTAAGAAAGAACACGCGGTTTGGCAGTCTTTAA
- a CDS encoding MFS transporter — protein sequence MRHFYETPHRLTWLNVAAIGLLLTATLKIMANATISPALPALEESFSGVPNAAYLTRFLVAAPSLTVILVAPIAGLLADRVGKGGLLISGVVLFVLAGSAGAYLPDLQSILISRFALGAAVALTMTAQVALVGDLFDGPRRNAFLGWQTVAINFSGLIFIGLAGILAGVSPRLPFLVYLLPVLLLPFLARIRQQERKVVAAESEKIRGHEKSASRSWFGSAAAICGLTMSTVMLFFLMPSQIPFYLLESGFDPASGTAVTLGILMLSGGTTAMLFKRASELFGLAAVFAAGFATMAAGFAVIVSYPVWTLILPGAALIGAGYSFVQPGFFVLALKVAPGNRRGSVSGLVTTAMFAGQVISPLLFTAWLQQSGFRPVFLAAAGMFSVLALGAFAVMLFSSSRNAEA from the coding sequence ATGCGTCACTTTTACGAAACTCCTCACAGGTTGACCTGGCTGAATGTCGCGGCGATCGGCCTTCTTCTGACCGCCACCTTGAAAATCATGGCGAACGCAACGATCAGTCCTGCGCTGCCGGCGCTGGAGGAGAGTTTTTCCGGCGTTCCCAACGCTGCATATCTCACACGCTTCCTGGTCGCCGCACCGTCGCTGACCGTCATCCTCGTTGCGCCGATAGCTGGCCTGCTTGCAGACCGCGTTGGAAAAGGGGGGCTCTTGATCAGCGGTGTCGTTCTGTTCGTCCTGGCTGGAAGCGCGGGTGCATACCTGCCTGATCTGCAGTCCATTCTGATAAGCCGGTTCGCCCTCGGTGCGGCTGTCGCACTGACAATGACGGCTCAGGTCGCTCTGGTGGGCGACTTGTTCGATGGTCCACGGCGCAACGCTTTCCTTGGATGGCAGACAGTTGCGATCAACTTCAGCGGATTGATATTCATTGGCTTGGCCGGGATACTCGCGGGCGTATCGCCGAGGCTCCCGTTTCTCGTTTATCTGTTGCCGGTCTTGCTGCTGCCGTTCCTGGCAAGAATACGCCAGCAAGAGCGTAAGGTCGTGGCGGCAGAGAGTGAAAAGATACGCGGCCATGAGAAAAGCGCTTCAAGATCTTGGTTCGGTTCGGCAGCCGCCATTTGCGGGCTGACGATGAGCACCGTCATGCTGTTCTTCCTGATGCCGAGCCAGATACCGTTCTATCTGTTGGAAAGTGGTTTCGACCCCGCATCGGGAACAGCCGTCACCCTGGGCATCCTGATGCTTTCCGGTGGCACAACTGCAATGCTGTTCAAACGTGCAAGTGAATTGTTCGGTCTTGCCGCAGTCTTTGCAGCCGGCTTCGCGACGATGGCGGCCGGGTTCGCGGTCATCGTTTCCTACCCGGTCTGGACACTTATTCTGCCCGGCGCTGCATTGATCGGTGCCGGCTATTCTTTCGTACAGCCCGGGTTTTTCGTGTTGGCTTTGAAAGTTGCACCGGGCAATCGCAGAGGCAGCGTTTCGGGACTGGTAACGACAGCCATGTTTGCCGGTCAGGTTATCTCGCCGTTGCTTTTCACCGCCTGGCTGCAACAATCTGGGTTTAGACCTGTCTTTCTGGCAGCGGCAGGTATGTTTTCAGTCTTGGCCCTGGGAGCGTTTGCCGTAATGCTTTTCAGTTCCTCCAGGAATGCGGAGGCCTGA
- the guaD gene encoding guanine deaminase translates to MADTTTRILRGRLLTFHGAPSGPDDGDAYSYIEDGALLLQNGLIAARGAFSEVEAQAPASTLVTDHRPHLILPGFIDTHIHFPQAQVIASWADQLLDWLNDYTFPAELKFADKAHADRIAKGFYDALLAHGTTTAVAYCSSHPNSVDAYFEEAERRGMMMLGGKTMMDRNAPEALCDTAQSSYGDSKALLSKWHKNGRARYVITPRFAITSTPEQLEAAGSLLKEFPECHLQTHINENHNEIAYTRELYPDAAHYLGVYESFDLLGPRTLLGHCIHMTGHELQVMRETGSVAVFCPTSNLFLGSGLFDKSGLESAGIRTAIATDVGGGTNYSMLRTLDEGYKILQLQRQRMHPLTSFYWITRGNAEALQLADRIGTLEAGTDADIVVLDANATPAKALRMETVETLSEELFLLQTLGDDRCVVETYVAGTPQKDRISSVGS, encoded by the coding sequence GTGGCGGACACAACAACAAGAATCCTGCGCGGCAGACTGCTGACCTTTCATGGAGCCCCATCGGGTCCGGATGACGGTGACGCCTACAGCTATATTGAAGATGGCGCTCTCTTGCTTCAAAACGGTCTCATTGCGGCCAGGGGCGCATTTTCAGAGGTAGAAGCACAGGCCCCAGCCTCAACTCTGGTCACGGACCACCGCCCTCACCTGATCCTGCCTGGTTTCATAGACACGCATATTCACTTTCCCCAGGCGCAGGTGATCGCGTCGTGGGCGGACCAGCTTCTGGACTGGTTGAACGACTACACGTTCCCGGCGGAACTGAAATTCGCAGACAAGGCGCATGCCGACCGCATTGCCAAGGGGTTTTACGACGCGCTTCTCGCGCATGGCACGACAACGGCGGTTGCCTATTGCTCCAGCCATCCCAACTCAGTAGACGCCTATTTCGAGGAGGCGGAGCGCCGAGGGATGATGATGCTCGGCGGCAAGACGATGATGGACCGCAACGCGCCTGAGGCCCTGTGTGATACCGCGCAAAGTTCCTACGGTGATAGCAAGGCACTCTTGTCCAAATGGCATAAGAATGGACGCGCGCGATACGTCATCACACCGCGCTTTGCGATCACATCAACACCAGAACAGCTTGAGGCTGCCGGGAGCCTCCTGAAGGAATTTCCGGAATGCCATCTGCAGACCCACATCAACGAAAACCACAATGAAATCGCGTATACACGCGAGCTCTATCCGGATGCCGCGCACTATCTCGGGGTCTATGAAAGCTTTGATCTGCTTGGACCAAGGACATTGCTCGGCCACTGCATTCACATGACCGGACACGAGCTCCAGGTCATGCGCGAAACCGGCTCTGTTGCCGTCTTCTGCCCGACGTCCAATCTCTTCCTCGGCAGTGGTCTTTTCGACAAGTCAGGCCTTGAAAGCGCAGGCATTCGCACGGCAATCGCCACGGATGTCGGCGGTGGAACAAACTACTCCATGCTGCGCACGCTCGACGAGGGCTACAAGATCCTGCAGCTTCAGCGTCAACGCATGCATCCGCTCACGAGTTTTTACTGGATCACCCGGGGCAATGCTGAAGCGCTGCAACTGGCAGACAGGATCGGCACGCTCGAAGCGGGAACCGATGCAGATATTGTGGTGCTCGACGCAAACGCAACGCCGGCAAAGGCGCTGCGCATGGAAACGGTCGAAACGCTCTCGGAAGAACTGTTCCTGCTGCAAACGCTCGGAGATGACCGCTGTGTCGTGGAAACCTACGTTGCGGGCACGCCTCAGAAAGACAGGATTTCCTCCGTTGGCAGCTGA
- the speB gene encoding agmatinase has product MSADLPRPTDNAFLGSSMKGGSHEPTYAGALSFMRRRYSRDLSGVDLAVWGIPFDASVSNRPGARFGPQGVRRASAIFDGDPQYPFHMDPFEHLACVDYGDCVFDYGRTADIPGHIEAQAAGILESGTHLFSIGGDHFVTYPLLRAHAERHGPLALVQFDAHQDTWPDEGDRIDHGTFTGRAVREGLIDPEKSIQIGIRTHAPETCGLEIIFGHELDEIGISGVVERIRARVGSGPAYMTFDIDCLDPAFAPGTGTPVSGGLSSREALSILKGLGDLNFVGGDVVEVAPAYDHADITSIAGASVALTYIGLLAAKRKQGSA; this is encoded by the coding sequence ATGTCCGCAGATTTGCCCCGCCCGACAGACAATGCCTTTCTCGGCTCCTCGATGAAGGGCGGTTCTCACGAACCGACTTACGCCGGCGCATTGTCTTTCATGCGCAGGCGCTACAGCCGTGATCTGAGCGGCGTCGATCTGGCAGTCTGGGGCATTCCGTTTGACGCTTCCGTTTCCAATCGACCCGGGGCGCGCTTCGGTCCCCAGGGTGTTCGGCGGGCATCGGCAATTTTCGATGGTGACCCGCAATATCCTTTCCACATGGATCCGTTCGAACACCTTGCCTGCGTGGACTATGGAGACTGTGTTTTCGACTACGGCCGCACAGCGGACATTCCGGGGCATATCGAGGCGCAGGCCGCCGGTATTCTGGAAAGCGGAACGCATCTCTTTTCCATTGGTGGTGATCATTTCGTCACATACCCGTTGCTCCGCGCCCATGCGGAACGGCACGGGCCGCTTGCGCTGGTCCAATTCGATGCGCACCAGGACACGTGGCCCGATGAAGGCGACAGGATCGACCACGGCACGTTCACCGGACGGGCGGTCAGGGAAGGGCTGATAGATCCGGAAAAATCCATCCAGATCGGCATTCGGACGCACGCTCCGGAAACTTGTGGTCTAGAAATTATCTTTGGTCACGAACTGGACGAGATCGGGATTTCCGGTGTGGTCGAGCGCATACGGGCCCGGGTTGGATCCGGCCCTGCCTATATGACTTTCGACATTGACTGTCTGGACCCCGCGTTTGCGCCAGGCACCGGAACACCGGTTTCTGGCGGACTGTCGTCTCGAGAAGCGCTGTCGATCCTGAAGGGGCTTGGAGACTTGAATTTTGTCGGCGGCGATGTCGTTGAGGTCGCACCGGCATACGATCACGCTGATATCACATCCATTGCAGGCGCAAGCGTTGCCTTGACCTATATCGGTCTTCTTGCGGCGAAACGGAAACAAGGATCTGCGTAA
- a CDS encoding DUF6653 family protein produces MLHLHPVGRPPNGALATYLKIISPGILVAALWSHIWLGLMTAALLAIGLSFVLVAFQRLRFERYGNLTWAKSVGFGERIWLNRLFVPVPEQLGARITTLYVVFWLGASIALLGGSTASWVLTSSGLVVAYCAQFVCFRKLIELYHQMKSKAPLYDFWATVPVNDNTKAKRTTITPS; encoded by the coding sequence ATGCTGCATCTGCACCCGGTTGGGAGGCCGCCAAACGGAGCGCTCGCCACTTACCTTAAAATCATCTCACCGGGCATTCTTGTTGCTGCTCTTTGGTCGCACATCTGGCTGGGTCTGATGACAGCGGCTCTCTTGGCGATCGGCTTAAGCTTCGTTCTTGTTGCTTTCCAAAGATTGCGGTTTGAGCGTTATGGGAACCTCACCTGGGCAAAGTCGGTTGGTTTTGGGGAAAGGATCTGGCTCAACAGGCTTTTCGTGCCGGTGCCGGAGCAGTTGGGCGCAAGGATCACGACGCTTTACGTCGTTTTCTGGCTTGGCGCGTCAATCGCGCTTTTGGGCGGTTCGACGGCTTCCTGGGTACTGACGTCAAGCGGGCTGGTCGTTGCCTATTGCGCCCAGTTCGTCTGCTTCCGGAAACTGATTGAACTCTACCACCAGATGAAAAGCAAAGCGCCTCTTTACGATTTCTGGGCAACCGTTCCGGTAAATGACAACACGAAAGCAAAGCGGACAACGATTACGCCTTCCTGA
- a CDS encoding EAL domain-containing protein, with the protein MTHVKNLADGQGSLLTSGKTLAEELDRINRLDHLEKEDQLHLSGDWVQTLLNNVSDYVFAKDRGHRFVMANRQVAIDLGLEDPSQVIGKTDLELHPEETGTLFAAVEAEIMETRQARIDYEELSILANGKRRWLSTSKFPVLNEKDEVVGLVGISRDITERKKADLLQQGQNKVLQDIATARSLNKVLETLVLTIESQMDGVMGSVMLVSDNGENLVAGVAPHLPKDYIALCDGIAIGPKVGSCGTAVFRRESVFVDNIMEHELWQDFTELIRPFNLRSCWSVPFFGKDSKVLGTFGLYSNEVRSPTEHEQRLAVEAARLASIAVERERAETEIRYLANHDVLTGLPNRQEFKAKLSEKLEASGVTGAPVAVLFVDLDNFKVVNDSFGHAIGDQVLMIVAERILAVHDGKHESIRFGGDEFVLIVEGLHAQTHALVDLMAKLRDEITRTISIGELSFHVTCSIGAARYPLDAENAEELLRNADKAMFEAKSQGRDGFKIYEHSRPEKSINRLTLLEEMRGGIEKGEFHLQYQPQIDLFSGRIVGAEALARWNHPALGWLMPEDFIPLAEESGLIVPLGRKVLYEACRQNREWQLSGLPAITIGVNVSPRQFRDAALVSDVRRTLETTGLSAGFLELEVTETLLMKNAEQAVRLMEDFRKIGLKLAIDDFGTGYSSLVALKNFPLTRLKIDQSFIRDLETDENGRNITRAIISLGRDLGLNVVAEGVETAKQQAFLASCKCETVQGFHFGRPMSADRLGKLLGMSLEPISAQFG; encoded by the coding sequence ATGACGCACGTGAAGAACCTTGCGGACGGTCAGGGAAGCTTGCTTACAAGCGGGAAAACACTGGCTGAGGAACTGGACCGCATCAATCGGCTCGACCATCTTGAAAAAGAGGATCAGCTGCATTTGAGCGGTGACTGGGTTCAGACACTTTTGAACAATGTCTCCGACTATGTTTTTGCCAAGGACCGGGGCCACAGGTTTGTTATGGCCAACCGGCAGGTAGCTATCGACCTTGGTCTGGAAGATCCGTCACAGGTCATCGGTAAAACCGACCTCGAACTGCATCCTGAGGAGACAGGGACCCTGTTTGCGGCCGTAGAGGCCGAGATTATGGAAACGCGACAGGCGAGGATCGACTACGAAGAACTATCGATCCTGGCAAATGGCAAGCGCCGCTGGCTGTCCACTTCCAAGTTTCCGGTGTTGAATGAGAAAGATGAAGTGGTCGGACTGGTCGGGATCTCGCGCGACATAACCGAACGCAAGAAGGCTGATCTGCTGCAGCAGGGCCAGAACAAGGTTCTACAGGACATCGCCACTGCAAGGTCGCTCAACAAAGTGCTTGAGACCCTGGTTCTGACAATCGAAAGTCAGATGGACGGCGTGATGGGATCTGTCATGCTGGTCAGCGATAACGGTGAAAATCTTGTGGCAGGGGTCGCGCCCCATCTTCCAAAGGACTACATCGCGCTCTGTGACGGCATAGCGATTGGCCCGAAGGTCGGTTCGTGCGGGACGGCAGTTTTCCGGCGAGAAAGCGTATTTGTCGACAACATTATGGAACACGAGCTTTGGCAGGATTTCACGGAGCTCATTCGCCCGTTCAATCTGCGCTCGTGCTGGTCTGTTCCGTTTTTTGGAAAGGACTCCAAGGTCCTCGGCACATTCGGCCTTTATTCCAACGAAGTGCGTAGCCCGACAGAACATGAACAACGACTTGCGGTGGAGGCGGCTCGTCTGGCTTCCATTGCCGTGGAACGCGAACGGGCGGAAACCGAGATCCGGTATCTGGCCAATCATGACGTCCTCACCGGACTACCGAACCGGCAGGAATTCAAGGCCAAACTGAGTGAAAAGCTCGAAGCAAGCGGGGTTACGGGCGCGCCTGTCGCCGTCCTTTTCGTTGACCTTGATAACTTCAAAGTCGTCAACGACAGCTTCGGCCACGCGATAGGCGACCAGGTTCTGATGATCGTCGCGGAACGGATTTTGGCGGTCCATGACGGCAAGCACGAGTCTATCCGGTTTGGAGGCGATGAATTCGTTCTTATTGTCGAGGGCTTGCACGCTCAAACGCATGCACTTGTCGACCTTATGGCAAAGCTGAGGGATGAGATCACCCGCACCATTTCCATTGGTGAATTGTCCTTCCATGTTACGTGCAGCATCGGTGCGGCCCGTTATCCCCTTGACGCAGAGAATGCGGAAGAACTTCTCAGGAACGCAGACAAGGCGATGTTTGAAGCCAAGTCCCAGGGGCGTGACGGTTTCAAGATCTATGAGCACTCAAGACCTGAGAAATCGATCAACAGGCTGACATTGCTGGAGGAGATGCGCGGGGGCATTGAAAAAGGAGAGTTTCATCTCCAGTACCAGCCCCAAATAGACCTTTTCAGCGGGAGGATTGTTGGCGCGGAAGCGCTTGCCCGATGGAACCACCCGGCACTGGGTTGGTTGATGCCCGAGGATTTCATTCCGCTTGCCGAAGAAAGCGGTCTGATCGTTCCGCTGGGACGAAAGGTCCTCTACGAAGCCTGCCGACAGAACCGGGAATGGCAATTGAGCGGTCTGCCTGCAATAACCATCGGCGTAAATGTGTCGCCTCGCCAGTTTCGTGATGCAGCGCTGGTGAGTGATGTTCGTCGGACCCTCGAGACCACCGGACTTTCGGCTGGTTTTCTCGAATTGGAAGTGACTGAAACGCTTCTGATGAAAAATGCCGAGCAGGCCGTCCGGCTTATGGAAGACTTTCGGAAGATTGGCCTGAAACTGGCAATCGATGATTTCGGGACAGGGTATTCGAGCCTTGTTGCGCTGAAAAACTTTCCACTCACCCGGCTAAAGATCGATCAGAGTTTCATCCGGGATCTGGAAACAGATGAAAACGGCCGTAACATCACCCGAGCCATCATATCTCTGGGTCGGGATCTGGGTTTGAATGTGGTCGCCGAAGGCGTCGAAACGGCAAAACAGCAGGCTTTCCTGGCGAGCTGCAAGTGCGAAACCGTGCAAGGCTTTCATTTTGGCAGGCCGATGTCTGCAGACAGGCTCGGCAAGCTATTGGGCATGTCCCTTGAACCGATCAGCGCGCAGTTCGGATAG
- the phaC gene encoding class I poly(R)-hydroxyalkanoic acid synthase, which translates to MSDDRPHPMLQYIINNPEAFAQNLAKTLEQAGKALAAYLEPREKGEIKHESTDELTGVVKTLAQVGEYWVSDPQRAIEAQSRLWSGYIDLWNSSLKRMMGEASEPAVATPPRDKRFADPDWENNQFFDFIKQLYLITSKWAEDMVHDAQGLDEHTRHKAEFYVTQIANAVSPSNFVLTNPELLRLTMESNGENLVKGMQHLVEDLKSGHGELKIRQTDPSKFKLGDNMGNTPGKVIAQNDVCQVIQYTPSTTEVLKRPLLIVPPWINKFYILDLNPDKSFIKWAVDQGHTVFVISWVNPDERQAQKSFEHYMKEGILNTLDVIKRATRQEEVNAIGYCVGGTLLAVTLAYMAQTGDERIKTATFFTTQVDFTFAGDLKVFVDEEQISVLEKRMAEQGYLDGSKMASAFNMLRSNDLIWSYVVNNYLKGQEPFPFDLLYWNSDSTRMPAANHSFYLRNCYLENKLSKGEMVVGGETLDLSSVTIPIFNLATREDHIAPPKSVFLGSGCFGGPVNYVLAGSGHIAGVVNPPAKKKYQFWTGGEAKGTLENWLKKAKEHPGSWWPYWDEWIRENDPAVVKARKPGANRVKVLEDAPGSYVMQKV; encoded by the coding sequence ATGTCTGACGACCGCCCGCATCCGATGTTGCAATACATCATCAACAATCCGGAGGCGTTCGCTCAAAACCTGGCAAAAACACTGGAACAGGCAGGCAAAGCGCTTGCTGCCTATCTGGAGCCGCGTGAAAAGGGCGAAATCAAGCACGAGTCGACGGACGAACTCACGGGTGTCGTCAAAACCCTTGCCCAGGTTGGCGAGTATTGGGTGTCTGACCCGCAGCGGGCGATCGAGGCACAGTCGCGGCTCTGGAGCGGGTATATCGACCTCTGGAACTCATCACTCAAGAGGATGATGGGCGAAGCTTCCGAGCCGGCCGTTGCAACACCGCCGCGCGACAAGCGTTTCGCCGACCCGGACTGGGAAAACAACCAGTTCTTCGATTTCATCAAACAGCTCTATCTCATCACGAGCAAATGGGCCGAGGACATGGTCCACGACGCACAGGGTCTCGACGAACATACACGGCACAAAGCGGAATTTTACGTCACCCAGATCGCCAACGCGGTGTCACCGTCGAATTTTGTCCTGACAAACCCGGAATTGTTGCGCCTCACCATGGAAAGCAACGGCGAAAACCTGGTTAAGGGCATGCAGCATCTGGTGGAGGACCTCAAGTCCGGACACGGTGAACTGAAGATCCGGCAGACCGATCCGTCGAAATTCAAGCTCGGCGACAATATGGGCAATACGCCGGGCAAGGTGATTGCGCAAAATGACGTTTGTCAGGTGATCCAATACACCCCGTCGACGACGGAAGTCCTGAAGCGCCCGCTTTTGATCGTACCGCCCTGGATCAACAAGTTCTATATTCTCGACCTCAATCCCGACAAATCGTTCATCAAGTGGGCGGTCGACCAGGGTCACACCGTGTTTGTCATTTCCTGGGTGAACCCGGATGAGCGCCAGGCTCAGAAAAGCTTCGAACACTACATGAAGGAAGGCATCCTCAATACGCTTGACGTCATCAAGCGCGCCACGCGGCAGGAAGAGGTGAATGCCATCGGGTATTGCGTCGGAGGCACGCTGCTTGCGGTGACACTCGCTTACATGGCCCAGACCGGGGATGAACGAATAAAAACCGCGACATTCTTTACAACACAGGTTGATTTCACGTTTGCAGGCGATCTGAAGGTGTTCGTCGATGAAGAGCAGATATCGGTTCTGGAAAAGCGGATGGCGGAACAAGGCTATCTCGACGGGTCGAAAATGGCGTCCGCATTCAACATGCTGCGGTCAAACGATCTGATCTGGTCGTACGTGGTCAACAACTATCTGAAGGGCCAGGAGCCCTTCCCGTTCGACCTGCTTTACTGGAATTCCGATTCCACCCGCATGCCTGCTGCAAACCATTCTTTTTATCTCCGCAATTGCTACCTGGAGAATAAACTCTCCAAGGGTGAGATGGTTGTTGGCGGTGAAACGCTCGACCTGTCCAGTGTAACGATCCCGATCTTCAATCTCGCGACACGCGAGGATCACATTGCACCTCCCAAGTCCGTCTTCCTGGGATCAGGCTGTTTCGGCGGACCGGTCAACTACGTGCTGGCCGGCTCCGGTCATATTGCCGGCGTCGTCAATCCACCGGCCAAAAAGAAATACCAGTTCTGGACGGGTGGAGAGGCAAAAGGGACGCTTGAGAACTGGCTCAAGAAAGCGAAAGAACATCCTGGCTCGTGGTGGCCTTACTGGGATGAATGGATCCGGGAAAACGACCCGGCTGTCGTCAAGGCTCGCAAACCGGGCGCAAACCGGGTGAAGGTCCTGGAAGACGCACCCGGCTCCTACGTCATGCAGAAGGTGTAG